Within Andreesenia angusta, the genomic segment AAGTAGATAAAGCAATAGATACTGTAAAGAATAATTTTGACTTTCCTGCAGCTACTCTAACAAAAATATGGTATGACGAAGACAAATCCGATTCTCTTGTTACGCTTTATTTGGAAACTGGTAAAGGCTTGGCAAGTGGAATTAAACCTGAGAATACTATTGTCTTGTTATCAAGCTTTGATGTTGATGATTCGGGGGAGAATGGTAATCCTGTTTTAGACCCAGGTACGTATACAGATTATCAGTGGGTTTTGATAAGAGATAATCCAACAAGTGATTGGAGAATTGATGATAGGGGTTATTAAGAATAAATAGTAAATCTAATTTTTGAATAGTTTTCAATCTTACTAAAATACGAATTATCATAAGGAGGAAAGTTGAGGCATGAAGTTAGCAATTAACCGAAGTACCGTAATTGAATATTCAAAAAGCATAGTTATAGCAGTAATTCTAGCTTTTTTTCTAAAGAGCTTTTTCTTCGAAACTATTGTTGTGGAAGGAACATCTATGCAACCGACTCTAAGCACTGGAGATAGAATTTTTATAAGTAAGTTAGAATATAATCTAAATCTAAAACGCTTTAAAAAAGGTGATGTAATCGTATTCGAAGCCCCAGATAAGGACGCCTCTTATATAAAAAGAGTTATTGGATTACCAGGCGATATAGTAAAAGTGGAGGATGGTAGTGTATTCCTTAACGGAGAGAGATTAGAAGAAAATTATATAGACGAAGACTCTTATACGACTTCCGATAATGAGAGCAGAGAAACATTAGTTGGCGATGAAGAAATATTTGTTATAGGAGATAATAGAGCTCTTGGTGCTAGTAAGGATAGTCGAAGATTTGGAAGTATAAAGCAAGAAAGTGTTCGTGGAAAAGCTGTGATAAGGTTTTTTCCATTCAATCAAGTCAACGAATTGTAACTTAGAATTTTATAAAGGTGCTCTTTTAGAACAACGCATATTTATTATATTGCGAACCAAGCCGGAGAAGCCTCTCCGGCTTTAACTATTCCACCAAACCACTTTCCTAAAGCACTTTCCCTACACCTCTTATCCTTTCTTTGAGATACTGGTATCAATAAACGAAAGGGGGTGCTACCATGCTGCCACTTAGTATAGCAATCAAGTTCACGGACGGACTTGGCAAGGTCAAAACAAGGACTCTACAAGGAGTAAGGAAGGATCTCACGGACACGCAGATAACTGACTTCGCCATAAACACGCCAGAGCTGATGGGCTTTCTGGAAGTAAACAGCGCGGTGCTTACTACTAGAAGAGCAATAGTATAGCTTTAGCCGGGGGGAACACAGTAAAATAGGAGAGGGGAGGTGCGGAATAGATGGAACTTCTAAGAACAGATTTACAACTGGAGGTTGTGCTCGCTAACGGGGAAGAAGACAAGTTTCTAATAAGGGACGTAAACCCTGAAATGTCAGATCTCTATGTGACAGAGATGGCGGGCATAATAGCAAGTACGTTTGAAATCAAGGGGCAGAACATAACCAGAGTAAAAGACGTTAGTATAATTAAGACTAACAGGGTTCAACACGAACTGCCAGCATAGATCTAGAATGCGAAAAAGCCGAGATTCCTCGGCTTTTTCTTTGTTAGTGGGGAAATGCTATTTCGGGGGGTGTTTCAGTGGAAATTCTGGAACTTCTAAAAGATGGAGAGCTTGCCAACAGCGGCGTACTTGGGGTTGTATGCCTCGCGCTGCTTGGACTGGTCATAGAACTGGTCCGGGAACTCGTAATCAACTACCACAAGAAATAATCTGCCTTACCGCTACAAGCGACAGGTCGTATTTCCTGGAAATCTGACTATAGGAATATCCATTCCTATAGTCTTTTTTTATGCTCTCGTTTCTACGGTGCCTTGTGGTCGTCTTGTGGGTCGGTATGTAGACCGTGGTCCCTCCGAACTCCTTGGACAGCTCTATGGCCTTCTCCATTCCAACTATAGCAGCTATCGTTTGAAATCCTTCAGGCAACGAGCTAAGTCCTTTTTTCATACTTTTCTCTCTCCTTTCAGATCCCAAAAGTAAATCAGTTTCCATAATTGGTAGACAATTTCCTGTTTATATTGTATCATGTATTCGATGTATTTTGGTAGGTTTTTATGTGTTTTTCTTTAGAAAGGAGAATTCAATGCTTCCAATACAGTTCTATCCTATATTCCACAACCACAACAAAGGGACCAACAAGCCCAAGTATATAGTGGTACATGACACTGGCAACCCGAACGCCGGAGCCATAAACCATTGGAAATACTTCGGGGGTGGAAACAGGAATGCCTCGGCGCACTACTTCGTGGACAACGAGAACATCATTCAAATCATAAAAGATGAGGACTCTGCTTGGCACTGCGGCGACGGGAAAGGAAAGTACGGCATCACTAACAACAACAGCCTGTCCATAGAGATATGCCTTACAGGAAATCTAGAGAAGTCCATAGCTAATGCCCGGGAACTTACTGAGCACCTTATGTCAAAGCACGGCATACCAATCGAAAATATTGTCAGACATTACGACGCCAGCAGGAAGACTTGCCCTCGCAGCATGAGCGGCAACGACTGGAAACGCTGGAACGTATTCAAAAGCGAGCTCGCCAAAGTCTCGCCCTCAATACCTAAACCCAATAAATCTCCAAACCAAGAAGCTTCATTTCGCGTACAGGTAGGAGCGTACTCCAAAAGGGAGAACGCCCTCAATATGGTTTCCAGGCTTAAAGCAGCCGGATTCGATGCGATTATAAAGACGAACTAAGACGGCAGAAGAGCCAGGTCTAGCTTTGCTGTGCGGTTTTTTGCGCGCCTACAGCTTGCTGGTGCTTGAAGCGTAGCCACAGGCCACTTCCCCGCCCGCGCTCCCTTGCGGTCGCCGGCGAAGCCTCCTGTGCCACCGGAATCTCCCGGGTGCGCCAGTGCCTGAGACTGGCGAGTTGGGGGCTTTTTCAGAGTCCCTTCAGCAACAAAACGGGGCTTTTGTGCCACTCGGCAGAGCCGAGCGATCCGCTCCGCTGTGGCAATGCTCCACCACAAAAGCTCCGTTTTGTACAACTCGCATTTGGACACATACTGTTCGTCTTCGAAAGTTCCGGGGCCGTGCTCCGCACCGCCCCGGCCATAGTCTCAACTTTCTATACAGGAATGGGTTTAAAACTTTGGCGAAGTTTCCTGCATTTCAGGGAACTAGAAAAGGCCCGGCATCCGCCGGACCTTGAAATTTCTTGTATATAGAAATCTTTAGTGATATAATTATGACAATAAAATAAACGGCATAAACACAAACGAGGCACTCTCTCCCCTACCAAAGTTTGAGAATACCTCTTACACA encodes:
- the lepB gene encoding signal peptidase I codes for the protein MKLAINRSTVIEYSKSIVIAVILAFFLKSFFFETIVVEGTSMQPTLSTGDRIFISKLEYNLNLKRFKKGDVIVFEAPDKDASYIKRVIGLPGDIVKVEDGSVFLNGERLEENYIDEDSYTTSDNESRETLVGDEEIFVIGDNRALGASKDSRRFGSIKQESVRGKAVIRFFPFNQVNEL
- a CDS encoding DUF4829 domain-containing protein — encoded protein: VDKAIDTVKNNFDFPAATLTKIWYDEDKSDSLVTLYLETGKGLASGIKPENTIVLLSSFDVDDSGENGNPVLDPGTYTDYQWVLIRDNPTSDWRIDDRGY
- a CDS encoding N-acetylmuramoyl-L-alanine amidase, producing the protein MLPIQFYPIFHNHNKGTNKPKYIVVHDTGNPNAGAINHWKYFGGGNRNASAHYFVDNENIIQIIKDEDSAWHCGDGKGKYGITNNNSLSIEICLTGNLEKSIANARELTEHLMSKHGIPIENIVRHYDASRKTCPRSMSGNDWKRWNVFKSELAKVSPSIPKPNKSPNQEASFRVQVGAYSKRENALNMVSRLKAAGFDAIIKTN
- a CDS encoding Mor transcription activator family protein codes for the protein MKKGLSSLPEGFQTIAAIVGMEKAIELSKEFGGTTVYIPTHKTTTRHRRNESIKKDYRNGYSYSQISRKYDLSLVAVRQIISCGS